The DNA sequence CAAGATATAAGGAAACAGACATTAAAATAAGGTAAGTACCCGCCTTGACTAAATTTAAGTGTGTTGCATGATCTCTGCTAAAACTATAATAACGAGGTTTTTCTGTTCTTATTTTACCAAAACAATACTTCAACCCAGCACCTAAGACATTTATAGCAATACCTTTTGCAAATGCTATGCTCGCAACAGGCAAGCTTTTTTCTACGGAGGTTTCTATAAGTGTTCCTATAGGAACATCATCTTTAGTAGAAATAGCTTTAAGCTTCTGATAATCAATAGAATCATTAACTATCGCCTGCTTTATTTCATGCATTTCTGGAAAAGAAATTTCGATATTATTGGAATTTAGATCTTCTAATAAACTATCATTATGTATGGTTACCACTATAGGAAAAAATACTTGATTAGGATCAATTCCCGTGGGAACTATATTATTAGATAGTGCTACTGTGTCATTGGATAGCGGCAATGCTTGGCTTATAGGTGCCGCAAGTGTAGCTCCTTCTACAAGCGGTTTCTTTAATCTGATATGTTGCGTAGATTGCTTCCTGCTACAAGCGCCTAAAGCGTAAAATAGCGTAATCCATAAAATGGATGTATACACATAATGTGTGAGTTTGCTTATATATTTCATTATCATTGAAAATTTGCATAAAAAAACAACTTAATAACCTTTTGTAAAGGTATATACCTATAGGCATAGTCTGTCAAATAACTTAGCCTATTTCCACCTGATTCCTTACTATATAAACAAATGCGTATGTATTGCACATCCTTTGTACCAATCCTTATGCAAATTATTACACCACCATGCCTAAATGGACATATACAAAAGAGCCCATGTGTAGGAACGCATAGCATTTACGCTGCATGTGATGTGATGGATCACTAGCAACGGGAATAACTATGGTTCCTTACTAGGAAGGTAATGAATTCACATCAAATATGCAATAAAGCCTTCCACTATATCATAGTCGCTTTTATCCCTTAGAAGATACTTGATAGCATAATCAAAACTTATAATTTCTTTCATGGGCATTATCTATTATTTTATGTATAGGTATACTAAGATGGCATGTTTTTGTTACAAAACAAAATTAGTCTATTTTAACTATTAATGATTTAAATGATTAGAACTTTTTTATGCTCTATAAGATAGTATTTTACTTAACTCAATTAGGCGGTTGGGGATTAAACCATTACCAGTTATTCAATCTTTGCTCGACAAAGTGGACATGTTTCTGTACTAGGTTTAATCCACTGAGATATACAGTCTAAGTGAAATTTATGCTTGCATTTTAATGCTATTGCATGTTTATACTCACTAGCATCCACTAATCCAGTATGACAAATAGAACATATTCCGTCCTCTTTAGTAACATGAATAGGATCAAAAATATATTTGAATGCTTTTGTTTTTTTCTGATTTTGCTTTGCTTTCTCTAAAAGTTCTTCTATTTCTTTGTTGCGTTTTACGGAACCTAGTTTTGGAAAGAAAGTATTACTTTTTGTTGTAATACCTTCTGGATTGGCTCCGTGATTTAATAGCAACGCTACGATTTCTACATAATTACGACGTACTGCTTCTGCAAGTGGAGTACGTCCGTAACTATTTTTTGGTTCCAGATATATATTTGGATGCTCTAATAATATTTTTACTATATCTATAAGCCCCCTATCAACGGCTAGACCAAGTGAAGTGTTTTTTTCAAAAGTATCATCTTTGTTATTGACATCAATGCTCTCATGTTTTAATAATAAACGTACTGCCTCTAGGCTATTACTGTCACGTCTGAATTCATAACCGAATATACCTGCTTGCAATGGCAACCGACCTTTTCTAACAAGTTGATTGACATCTATATCTTTGCAATCTAAAAGAAGCATAAGAATAGGTATATTCCCATCTCTCATAGCTACATGGAGTGCGCTGCTGTAAGCAGATGCATAAGAATCATCTAAATTGTTGATATTTACTCCATGTGCGAGCAATAGCTTTACCACTGATTTATCACCTGCCCGAGTTGCTATGGTTAGAGGATAGGTGTCAATACACTGAGATGGAATAACCATTAAAAATTTTCGTGGTACGTTAGGATCCGCACCTTGCTGCAGTAAAAATTCAATAATTTTTAGGTATGTATCTTTGTTGTTTCCTTTATCCTCATTTCTACAGAAAATAGCGAAATATAAAATAGATTCTTGCATGTAATTGTCAGTACTACCTATATCTTGCCATAACTTTATTTTTGTATTTGCAATACTTTTATGTTTATGTGCATCATACTTATTAAAGAGTTCTTTTACTTTTGAGTAATCTCCCTTTTTAATGGCTGATTTGAGATTAGATGCAATACATTTCTGCTCTATTGTATTATGGATCTTAGTGTGCGTCTTATGTGCAATGCTTCTACAAGTACTTATACCAGTAATCATCCATACCATGGCTAAAAATGTGATTGTTTTATAAATGTGCTTCATAAATAAAATGTGTTAAGCAACATAAAAAAATTACCCATGTGAACGAATACGTTTAGTAGGTTTTTCGTTTTCTTTAAAATCGGGACTTGCTTTGCGTTTTTCAGAACTTAACTTTGACACATTTTCTTGCTTTGCTTTCTCTAAAAGTTCTTCTATTTCTTTGTTGCGTTTTACGGAACCTAGTTTTGGAAAGAAAGTATTACTTTTTGTTGTAATACCTTCTGGATTGGCTCCGTGATTTAATAGCAACGCTACGATTTCTACATGACCACCATGCACCGCTTCTGCAAGTGGGGTACGCCCGTGACGGTTTTTGGGTTCCAGATCTATAGCTGGATGCTCTAATAATATTTCTACCATGTCTGTAAGACCCCATTCAACTGCTAGACCAAGTGAGTTCTCTCCTTTAAAATCCTTTTTTTTATTGACATCAGTTCTCTTATCTCTTAATAATAAACGTACTGCCTCTAAGCTATTACGGTCACGTCTAAATTTATAACCGACTATACCTGATTGTAATGGTAACCAACCCTTTCTCATGGGTTGATTTATGTTTATATCTTTGTTTGCTAGAAGGAGCTTAAGAATAGGTATATCACCATAGTCCATAGCTATATGGAGCGCGCTGCCACAAATTTGTGCATAATCAGCTTCTGGATTATCCAAGTTGTTAATATTTGCTCCATGTGTGAGCAATAGTTCTACCACTGATATATCGCGTGCCCGAGTTGCTATGGTTAGAGGATAGGAGTCTATATAACAAGAGGTATTAGAAAAAACACGTTTGCATGGCAAGTCGGGATTTGCACCTTGTTCTAATAAAAATTGAATAGTTTTTAGGTATTTATCTTTGTTGTTTTTTTTAGCCTCATTTCTACAGAAAATAGCGAAATATAATATAGATTCTTGTACATAATCTATATTAGGACATGTATATTGCCATCGCCTTATTTCTGTATTTGGAATGTTTTTGTGTTTATATGCATCATACTTATTAAACAGTTCTTTTACTTTCGAATAATCTCCCTTTTTAATGGCTGATTTGAGGTCAGATGCAATACGTTTTTGCTCTATTTTATTATGGATTTTAGTTTGCGTTTTATGTGCAATGCTTCTACAAGTACTTATCCCAGTAACCATCGATATTATGGCTAGAAAGGTGATTATTTTGCAAATGTGTTTCATAAATAAAATGCGTTAAGCAGCATAAAAAAATTACTCATGTTAACGAATACGTTTACTAGGTTTTTCGTTTTCTTTAAAATCGGGACTTGCTTTTCGTTTTTCAGAACTTAACTTTGATACATTTTCTTGCTTTGCTTTCTCTAAAAGTTCTTCTATTTTTTTGCGTTTTTCAGAACCTAGTTTTGGAAAGAAAGTATTACTTTTTGTTGTAATACCTTCTGGATTGGCTCCGTGATTTAATAGCAACGCTACGATTTCTACATAATTACGACGTACTGCTTCTGCAAGTGGGGTACGTCCGTGACGGTTTTTTTGTTCTAGTTTTATATCTGGATGCTCTAATAATATTTTTACCATGTCTGTAAGACCCGAATCAACTGCTAGACCAAGTGAAGTATTTTGTTGAAAATAATTATCTTTTTTATTGACATCAGTTCTCTTATCTTTTAATAGTAAACGTACTGCTTCTAGGTTATTATTATCATGCCCAAATCTATATCTATAACCGATTATACCTGATTGTAATGGCAACCAACCTTTTCTAATAGGTTGGTTTATGTCTATATCTTTGTGCGCTAAAAGGATCTCAAGAATAGGTATATCACCATAGTCCATAGCTATATGGAGCGCGCTGCCACAAATCTGTCCATAATCAGCTTCTGGATTATCCAAGTTGTTAATATTTGCTCCATGTGTGAGCAATAGCTTTACCACTGATATATCGCGTGCCCGAGTTGCTATGGTTAGAGGATAGGAGTCTATATAACAAGAGGTACTAGAAAAAACACGTTTGCATGGCAAGTCTGGATTTGCACCTTGCTCTAATAAAAATTGAATAGTTTTTAGGTATTTGTCTTTGTTGTTTTCTTTAGCCTCATTTCTACAGAAAATAGCAAAATATAAAATAGATTCTTGTACGTAATCTATATTAGGACATGTATATTGCCATAGCCTTATTTCTGTATTTGCAATGTTTTTGTGTTTATGTGGATCATACTTACTAAACAGTTCTTTTACTTTCGAATAATCTCCCTTTTTGATGGCTGATTTGAGATCAGATGCAATACGTTTTTGCTCTATTCTATTATGGATTTTAGTTTGTGCCTTATGTGCAATGCTTCTACAAGTACTTATGCCAGTAATCATCCATACCATGACTGAAAAGGCGATTATCTTGCAAATGTGTTTCATGGTAAAATGTGTTAAATATTCTGAATATAGACCTGTTGCGTAAGTACTAGGCCCACTTTAGTGGTCTAAAATTCACTTAAAAGCTATCTATTATGTACAAATAGCTGTATTTTTATTCCATCTACTTACGAAACAGGTCTTTAAGATGATTCGTTTTAATAACTAATCTGAATTGGACACAATCTGAGCGGTTGTTCGTGAAGACACTACTATAGAAAATGAAGTAATAAAAAAATCTCTAACTATCATTCCTTGTTCATACCTGACCCGGTCTTCAGTCCATTTTCTTTGCCAGATATAACTACATATGCGCATTGTAAAGGCTGCAATTTGATCAGATGTTGCAAACCAAGAAGAAACCATTTTAGGATGATAATTAGGAGCATCAGGAGAAACACTGGTAATAACAATGGCAGAAGCTGTATTGGAAAAAGCATGCCATCCACTAGTAGCCGGTTTCTTTTTACGTAAATTTAATTGATGTACTCCAGCTGTCATTAAGCTTACGCCTGCATTAGACCAGATGGTTAATAAATCTGCACGCTGAAAACCCTGTTGCAACTCAAGATATAAGGCAACAGACATTAAAATAAGGTAAGTACTACCTTTGACTAAATTTAAGTGTGCTGCATGATCTTGGCTAAAATTGTAATAAGGATACTTGTTTTTTCTTATATTACCAAAACAATACTTCCACCCAGCACCAAAAAGATTTGAGGCACTGTTAGCTGCAAACGTAATACTAGCAATGGGTAGCCCCTTAAGCATTTCTTCTATAGGCATTTTTATGGCATTTCCCTTGTTGGTAATTGTTTTTAGTTTCTGATGATCAACAAAACCATTCACTATCGCTTGGTCTATTTCATGCATTTCTGGAAAAGAAATTTCGACATTATTGGAATCTAGATCTGCTAATGAACTATCATTACCTATAGTTACCACTATAGGAAAAAATATTTGATTAGGATCAATTCCCGTAGGAATTATATTACTAGATAGTGCTACTGTGTCATTAAATGGTACAGGCGTTGCCAGCCCTCCTCCAAGTGTAGCTCCTGCTACAAGCGCCTAAAACGTAACATAGCGTAATCCATAAAATGGATGTATACACATGATGTATGAGTTTGCTTATATATTTCATTATCATTGAAAATTTATATTAAAATAACTTAATAACCTTCTATGAAGGTATCTACCCATAGGCATAGTATGTTAAAAAAACAATCTAGCCTGTTTCCACTTGAGTCCTTGTATATAAACAAATTTGTATGTGTTGTACATCCTTTGCACCAATCCTTATGCAAAATTATTACACCACCATGCCTAAATGGATATATACAAAAGAGCGCATGTGCAGGAACGCATAGTATTTACGCTGCATGTGATGTGATGGATCACCAACAACGGGAATAACTGTGGCTCCTTACTAGTAAGCTAATGAACTTACATCAAATATGCAATAAAGCGTTGCCTATTTGAGTTGGTTTTTAGTTGTGCTTAGGGGGAACCTTGGGCGATTCGATAACTCAATGTGGGAAAGTTGATACTTCAGCCATTTCATTTAGCTGTTGTGTATGCATCATTTCTTCTAATAGATCACATATTGCTACATATGAGAGTGCTTCTACCAAACTTGCTCGATAGCTTTTGACACCGTGTAGCCCTTTGAAATAATTGGCATAGTGGCGTCTCATTTCTAGAATGCCCAAACGTTCTCCTTTCCATTGTATGGCATGTGCTAAATGCTTTTTTACAGTTTCAATGCGTTCTGCTAGGGTAGGAGGGGGCAGTAATTTGCCTGTTTCGTGGTAATGCTTGATTTCTCTAAAAATCCAAGGATAGCCAATACTCGCACGACCAATCATAATGCCATCTACGCCATATTTATTTTTGTACGCTATTGCTTTAGCAGGGCTGTCAATGTCTCCATTGCCAAAGATGGGAATGTGTATATTGGGATCTGCTTTAACTGCTGCAATATAGCTCCAGTCTGCTTCTCCTTTGTACATTTGTTGTCTAGTCCTTCCGTGAATGGTCACGGCCTGCACACCTACATCTTGCAGTCGTTGTACTACTTCTAGAATTTTAATAGACTGGTGGTCCCACCCCAAACGTGTTTTAACCGTAACAGGAATAGAGACTTGTTTGACAATTTCTGCAGCCATAGCCTGCATTTTAGGTAGGTCTAAAAGAATGCCAGCACCAGCTCCTTTGCAGGCTACATTCTTTACGGGACAACCATAGTTGATATCTAATAAGGTGGGCTCTGTTCTCTCTACAATAGCAGCAGCTTCCCGCATCACTTCTATTACATCTCCAAAGATTTGTATGCCAATGGGACGTTCATAGTCATATATTTCTAATTTCTTTATGCTTTTGGCGGCATCTCGAATAAGGCCTTCTGAAGATATAAACTCCGTATACATGAGGTCTGCTCCCTGCTCTTTGCATACAGCACGAAATGGAGGATCACTAACATCTTCCATAGGGGCCAATAGAAGGGGAAAGGGACCTAAACTACAATCTCCGATTTTTAACATAATGTTGTAATAAAGAATATATACTATCCTTTCATGAGTCCAACAAGATTATAGCCAACCTTCAAAATAATTTGTTTGGGGTTGTAATCTTCTAAATGATTGATGTTGCTTTTAGGTATGGATGAAAAACTTCCTTTAAAGTCAAGATCAATCAAAAAATTTCCTAAATCTAACCCTACGCCAAGTAAATAGCCCGTTGCATGTTCTTTATACTCTTTTACAAAGTTGATTTTATTGGACAGATCATCATCTAAAAAAGATTTTTGAAAAATAATTCCACAATGTGGGCGGATGGTATCCAATAACGATATACCAAGGGTAATAGGTACGGTAATATGTTTGAAGAATTTAGCATCTCGATCATTTGGTAATTTGTACCAATCTGGTACAAATAAGATATCGAACCTAATATAAAGAAAAGCATCTAGCATCAAGAACATGCCTATTGGTACTGCACAGTTGGAAATAGTGATCTTATCTTTTCCTGGAATATTGGCATCAAAACTAGAATAAAATCCTGCAATACCTACAGATGGGCCAGCTGCAACGCCAAGCGCTTTAGATGGATGGCTAGTGCAGTAGAAGGCAATAAGAAAAATAGATGCAATACATTTTTTTATGTTCATAGGTTTTAGATTAATAGGTTGAAATAAAAAATGCAATCTTCTATGCTTCATATTTTAATTTAAGACGGATTACTGGAATCAGATGTTGTAGGTGTAGATTTCGAATCTTGTGAAACAGTTGTATGATTACCATTATCTGTTGTTGTGTCCTTTGGTTCAGTAGATGAGGTTTCTTTAGCATTCAGTTCATTTTGAGTGGTATCAGCATTTTCTGGAGTTAAGGTATCATGTACTTGTTCTTGTAGTTTAGCTAAATTGGGACTGGCAATTACAGATGGCTTTGGTGCATCTTTAAGAAAGAGAGAAGATAAAAGTGTTAAAAAAAGTAATAATCCTATTAGTATCCAAGTAGCTTTTTCTAAGAAATCAGCCTTTTGATTAATGCCTATACGTTGTACAGAAGGGGCCCCTCCACCAGAAGGTGTTACTCTGTCTTTAGGTTCTTGTAGAAGAATGACTCCAATTAATAGAAAGGCTACGATGATAATAAGTACAGTAATGAGTTTGAATATAGACATGGTTAAAGATTTTCGTTTAAACTAGAAATTATATTACCAAAATACGATTTTTTCTCAGGATATTTTAACATTAAATGTTCATAAATTTCAATAGCCCGTTTATGTTTTTTTTGCTTAACCATTATACCTGCCAACGTTTCTGTTGCAAAACGATCATCTAGCGTAGTTTTGGTTTCTGATAAATCTACAATATTTTTTTCTTTTAGTGGCTCATTATCTATAAAAGGATCAAATTGTAAGTTCCCATTTAGGGCATTCTCAATAATTGAAAATTGTTTGATACTGGTTTCATTTGTGCTTTTTTTTATAGATCTGTTTTTTGTAATGATCTGCAAGTAGTCGTTAGGAATCGTATGTCCATCCTTAGAAAACTTGTTTTGATATGGTTTGTTAGGTTGAGGTGCAGGAGGAAGTTTATCTTCAAGCCAGTACCGCAAATGTTGACGGTTAGGGGCATAGGTTGCAGCCCTTTGAACTGCAGGCTGTTCAGCATCATGTTCTTGCACATGCACTGCTTTTGCAAGCAGTGCATGTGCTAAATAAAAGTAAGGATATTCCTTTGTAAGGGCTTCTAATACAGGTATATCTTTGGCCGAAAGCGTTGTTGGCTGTTCCAATAATTTTACTAGTTTCTGAACCTGCATAGCAAAATGACTTAAATGTTACCAATTATCTATGGATTTATGACAAATATCATCTACTAAATTTTGAATGATTTTATTGACCAGATCGTCTTCTGTTTCTGTATCAGAAACTTTGTCAGCACTAGATGAAAATATTTTTTTCTTAAAAGAGGCCTCTTCATCAGATGGATTGTGATAAGAAACTTCTATAGTTATGGTTAAACGTTGGACTTCTTGACTATCCTCTTTATTGTCATTTTTAGTGCTAAATGTCGTAGTATATGAAAAAGATTTAATGCCTCCTTCGTATTGTAAATCTCCATCTGTAGTTTCTTTACTTAAAGAAGTAGTACGTAATATTTTTGTTTCTAGTCCCTCTGTAAACCTTTTTGCCATATCCATTGGGCCATCAGAAACCTCTGAATAGAATCCAATAGAAAAAGTTTTTATGTCTGATGATAGCGCTGCGCCTGAAAAACTAAAAAGACCACAGGACTTTAGCAACAGTGAACTGAGTATAAGGTATATATTATTTTTTAAAGTTTTGTTCTTCAATATCATATTGTTTAATTTTTCTGTATAGTGTCCTTTCAGAAATACCTAAGTCGTTGGCTGTATTTTTTCGATTTCCATGATTTTTCTGGAGTGATCTACGGATTAACTCTTGCTCTTTAGCTTCAATAGAAAGGTTTTCGCTGTATGTGATAGCAGGTTCGGCATGTACACCATTTCCCTCAAAAGATTGCTCTAAATCTAAAAGATATCTACCCTTGTGTTCAGCTTCTTGATGATTATGCACACCAAATAAACGAGGATGTTCTTGGACTATAGATTTTTTTATAGAACCAGACCCAACAAAATTAAACATCAATTCTCTTAATTCCTTAACATCTTTTTTTAAGTCTAGTAATGCAGTGTATACAAAATCTTTGTTCAACGAATTGCTATTTTCCAACAATCTATTTTCGTATAGTACGGGTAACATCTGGCTGTGTTCTCTAGGTAGGTATCTTATAAGCACTTCTGGTGTGACTATAATTTCTCCTTCAAGCAGAGCGATTTGCTCTACAATATTTTTTAGTTGCCGTATATTTCCAGGAAATGGGTACTGTAATAGCATTTCTTTTGCTGCTGGATTTAACTCCAGTGGTTTTGCACGGTATTTAGTAGCAAAATCACTCGAAAATTTATGAAATAACATAAATATATCTAATCCTCGTTCTCGGAGGGGTGGTATGGCAATAGGTACCGTATTAAGTCTATAGTATAAATCTTCTCTGAATTTACCATCTTTGATTGCATGAAGCAAGTTTACGTTTGTAGCTGCGACGATACGTACTTTGGCTTGTTCTACTTTAGAAGAACCTACCTTTACATATTCCCCATATTCTAAGACACGCAATAACCTGGTTTGTGTACCCAGGGGCATTTCACCTATTTCATCTAAAAAAATAGTACCGCCATTGGTTTCTTCAAAATAACCTTTTCTAGCCTCTATGGCACCTGTAAATGATCCTTTTTCATGTCCAAAAAGCTCAGAATCTATTGTCCCTTCGGGGATGGCTCCACAATTAATAGCTATAAAGTTGCCATGGCGATAAGGACTTAGGGAATGGATAATTTTTGAAAAAGATTCTTTACCTGTGCCACTTTCACCAGTAATTAATACAGAAAGATCGGTAGAGGCTACTTGCATAGCTATTTCAATAGCTCTATTTAATAATGGAGCGTTACCAATTACATTAAATTGTTGCTTGATATATTGAAGACGTTCTTTCATAAGCAATTATATGTAAGGTCATCAGCAAACCTCCCCAAAGAGGGTTGCTGCGTTGCAATTTGTGATGTGTACATCTACATAACTTCCTACTTGATGTATTCCTTTTGGGAATACAACTATTTTGTTTTGACTATTTCTTCCCTGAAAAAAATCAGGTGATTTTCTTGAGTCTTTCTCAATTAATACCTGCTGCACTTGATGGAGATGCTGTTGATTGCGAAAGAGGCCATGTTCACGTTGTTTGGCAATAATTTCACTTAGTCTGCGCCTTTTGATTTCCTCAGATACATCATCTGGATATTTTCTGGCAGCTAATGTGCCAGGTCTCTCAGAATAGTAAAACATAAAAGAGAAGTCATATTTTACATAGTCCATAAGGGTAAGGGTATCTGTATGTTCTTCTTCTGTTTCAGAACAAAATCCTGAAATCATATCAGATGAAATGGCACAAGATGGCCCTAAAATAGTTCTGATGGCATCTATT is a window from the Cardinium endosymbiont of Culicoides punctatus genome containing:
- a CDS encoding ankyrin repeat domain-containing protein is translated as MKHIYKTITFLAMVWMITGISTCRSIAHKTHTKIHNTIEQKCIASNLKSAIKKGDYSKVKELFNKYDAHKHKSIANTKIKLWQDIGSTDNYMQESILYFAIFCRNEDKGNNKDTYLKIIEFLLQQGADPNVPRKFLMVIPSQCIDTYPLTIATRAGDKSVVKLLLAHGVNINNLDDSYASAYSSALHVAMRDGNIPILMLLLDCKDIDVNQLVRKGRLPLQAGIFGYEFRRDSNSLEAVRLLLKHESIDVNNKDDTFEKNTSLGLAVDRGLIDIVKILLEHPNIYLEPKNSYGRTPLAEAVRRNYVEIVALLLNHGANPEGITTKSNTFFPKLGSVKRNKEIEELLEKAKQNQKKTKAFKYIFDPIHVTKEDGICSICHTGLVDASEYKHAIALKCKHKFHLDCISQWIKPSTETCPLCRAKIE
- a CDS encoding ankyrin repeat domain-containing protein codes for the protein MKHICKIITFLAIISMVTGISTCRSIAHKTQTKIHNKIEQKRIASDLKSAIKKGDYSKVKELFNKYDAYKHKNIPNTEIRRWQYTCPNIDYVQESILYFAIFCRNEAKKNNKDKYLKTIQFLLEQGANPDLPCKRVFSNTSCYIDSYPLTIATRARDISVVELLLTHGANINNLDNPEADYAQICGSALHIAMDYGDIPILKLLLANKDININQPMRKGWLPLQSGIVGYKFRRDRNSLEAVRLLLRDKRTDVNKKKDFKGENSLGLAVEWGLTDMVEILLEHPAIDLEPKNRHGRTPLAEAVHGGHVEIVALLLNHGANPEGITTKSNTFFPKLGSVKRNKEIEELLEKAKQENVSKLSSEKRKASPDFKENEKPTKRIRSHG
- a CDS encoding ankyrin repeat domain-containing protein; protein product: MKHICKIIAFSVMVWMITGISTCRSIAHKAQTKIHNRIEQKRIASDLKSAIKKGDYSKVKELFSKYDPHKHKNIANTEIRLWQYTCPNIDYVQESILYFAIFCRNEAKENNKDKYLKTIQFLLEQGANPDLPCKRVFSSTSCYIDSYPLTIATRARDISVVKLLLTHGANINNLDNPEADYGQICGSALHIAMDYGDIPILEILLAHKDIDINQPIRKGWLPLQSGIIGYRYRFGHDNNNLEAVRLLLKDKRTDVNKKDNYFQQNTSLGLAVDSGLTDMVKILLEHPDIKLEQKNRHGRTPLAEAVRRNYVEIVALLLNHGANPEGITTKSNTFFPKLGSEKRKKIEELLEKAKQENVSKLSSEKRKASPDFKENEKPSKRIR
- the dusB gene encoding tRNA dihydrouridine synthase DusB, with the translated sequence MLKIGDCSLGPFPLLLAPMEDVSDPPFRAVCKEQGADLMYTEFISSEGLIRDAAKSIKKLEIYDYERPIGIQIFGDVIEVMREAAAIVERTEPTLLDINYGCPVKNVACKGAGAGILLDLPKMQAMAAEIVKQVSIPVTVKTRLGWDHQSIKILEVVQRLQDVGVQAVTIHGRTRQQMYKGEADWSYIAAVKADPNIHIPIFGNGDIDSPAKAIAYKNKYGVDGIMIGRASIGYPWIFREIKHYHETGKLLPPPTLAERIETVKKHLAHAIQWKGERLGILEMRRHYANYFKGLHGVKSYRASLVEALSYVAICDLLEEMMHTQQLNEMAEVSTFPH
- the secG gene encoding preprotein translocase subunit SecG — its product is MSIFKLITVLIIIVAFLLIGVILLQEPKDRVTPSGGGAPSVQRIGINQKADFLEKATWILIGLLLFLTLLSSLFLKDAPKPSVIASPNLAKLQEQVHDTLTPENADTTQNELNAKETSSTEPKDTTTDNGNHTTVSQDSKSTPTTSDSSNPS
- the lptE gene encoding LPS assembly lipoprotein LptE, with protein sequence MLKSCGLFSFSGAALSSDIKTFSIGFYSEVSDGPMDMAKRFTEGLETKILRTTSLSKETTDGDLQYEGGIKSFSYTTTFSTKNDNKEDSQEVQRLTITIEVSYHNPSDEEASFKKKIFSSSADKVSDTETEDDLVNKIIQNLVDDICHKSIDNW
- a CDS encoding sigma-54 interaction domain-containing protein encodes the protein MKERLQYIKQQFNVIGNAPLLNRAIEIAMQVASTDLSVLITGESGTGKESFSKIIHSLSPYRHGNFIAINCGAIPEGTIDSELFGHEKGSFTGAIEARKGYFEETNGGTIFLDEIGEMPLGTQTRLLRVLEYGEYVKVGSSKVEQAKVRIVAATNVNLLHAIKDGKFREDLYYRLNTVPIAIPPLRERGLDIFMLFHKFSSDFATKYRAKPLELNPAAKEMLLQYPFPGNIRQLKNIVEQIALLEGEIIVTPEVLIRYLPREHSQMLPVLYENRLLENSNSLNKDFVYTALLDLKKDVKELRELMFNFVGSGSIKKSIVQEHPRLFGVHNHQEAEHKGRYLLDLEQSFEGNGVHAEPAITYSENLSIEAKEQELIRRSLQKNHGNRKNTANDLGISERTLYRKIKQYDIEEQNFKK